The Nostoc sp. ATCC 53789 sequence CTTATTTCCTCGTACAGCCAGATGGCGATCGCTCCTTCCGTGCAAATCCTTGTAACTCTCTCCTGGTAAGCTTTCATGATTCGCGGATGAGTCTAATGTTGCATCTAGTGTTAAAAATATCCTCAGTATAATCCCTGTATTTAAATTCTTGCTCCTGGATTACTAGTCCATCTAATTTTTAATAGGTGCAGCTTTTAATATGGGACTGTCTAGATTTGAAGGCGTTAACGAAATCGATTACAAAGGCTGCACCATCAAAACTATGGAAAATAGTAGTGGTCTTGGGACTGGAAAATAGATACTAAATATACTAGCCTTGCTATTATTACGGGTTCGGGCAATACTTCTTCCGAAAATGCTGCAATCAAACAGGCTAAAGAGAAGATTGATCAGGCAGTTCGTAGTGCTTGGTAAATAAATTGTGGCCGCAATATTTGGGTTGCGATCGCAACCCAGTAAACAAGTCACAAAATACTTCAACTCCTTGTGTGTTCAGGCTTTTTTATGATGTCGGTTAAGCTTTATTTCCCGATAATTGCCCAAAAACTTTTTTGTTTTGACGACAGCTATACTAAAGGCATTTTGTGCAAAGGCATGGTTATGAGTCAGAACAAGGGTTGCTCATGTTTAGGGATAATTGTCCTATCCTCTTGCTTGACTGGCTGTGTGCTTACAGTTTTTATATCTTTGATTCTTCTAAGGATTACTTGTAGTACAAGCTTTCTAGAGTCTCAATGCAAAGATGATCGTGCTACAGAAGTAGGAGTAATCATCGCAGCGTCATGTATTGCAGTTGTTTCATTATGTGGGATTGTAGGATTGAGCCAAGCGTTTTGGAAGAAACCAGAGTAAGTGCGATCGCCTCTCCTCCCTTCATTCCCCAATACCCAATACCTAATTGCCACTGTCTAACGGTGGCTTTGCCGTGGTCATCGCTGGAAATGCGTAGCTTGCCGCCGTAGGCATCGCTACCGTTACCAAAAACTTTGGAGCGCGGTTATGGGAGTTATGCCACAGAAAAATAATAAGCATAACTATTGGGGCGATGACCTAACCGTTCGACAGGCAATCGCCTTGGGAAGAAATAGGTTTGGTAAAAGACAGTTTCCATAACCTATTTTTTAATCCTGTGTAAGTATATAAAAAAGTTCAACAATTCTAGTCTCTCAAAGCATTGATTTTTCGTGGTTGGGTGCAAGTCCACATAAAAATAAGTTGAACAATTTGGGGATGGAAAAGGGATCAATTTACCACTTTTTCAACATAGAGACACCAAACTCAAATAAAAAAGTTCAACAATTAGGAGAGTGATTCTACCCGAATGTGGGCGCGATGGGCTACGCCCCGCCGGAGCGATCGCTCTAGTAATAACGTAGCGATCGCACGGCGGTAAGACTTGCGAGCAATTCATGGACGGATGCCTGGAGCGGGGTAAAGCACCCAACAGAAATTGTAGAACTTTTTTATTTATTGTTGAACTTTTTTATTCCTCTACATCCTGTCCCGTTGTAACCGTCCAATCTTCCCAGTTTACTTATGAGAATCGATTTTCTCTATAGCTAAAGTAGGAAAGGTAGGAAAGGTACGGAGTTTTTTTAAATACCTTGTTTAGTTAGCTAATAACCTGTAACTTGATAGCTATTACGTTTCTAGTCAGTCAGTAAAAACCATGAATCATCTGCTCTTCCCCTAAGCCAGGAAGGGTTTTTTGTTGGGTGGCATAGAATCCCTATTAGAGATTGAAACCTTGTTTAAATGAGCGTTGAAATTTTGAGATGACTAGCTTTTGTCAATAAGTTCGCCTACCCGACCACAGTGATGCCTAATACGGCTTTAATCCTTGCTGTGCGTCTCTTTAACCCCAGTGTCGTCAAACTCCACTTTTCCGACAACTCTATTAAAGATTGGCTTAACCAGAAACTTAGAAGCAAGATTAGATACACTTCACAGCAATCAGGCTTGTACAGATTTAGAGGAAGTTTACATTGCATAAGTCGATGTCAGTCAGCAATAATACTATATGTGGTTAATTTGTTGACAGTATTACTTATGCTTAAGTCTTTTTGCTTGTTAAGTGTAGCAATTGTTTTTTTATTTTCAGCGGATAATCACGCACGGGGGACGAACACTGACCCTGTTCAACAATTATTAACTACGAAACAATGCCCAAAGTGTAACTTGTTTGGAGCATATTTAGGCTATCGTGATTTATCAAAGGCTAATTTAGCAGGAGCGTATTTAGGCGGTGCTAATTTATCAAATACTAATTTAACAGGAGCTAATTTATCAGGAGTTGATTTAACAGGAGCATCTTTATCAAACGCTAATTTATCAGAAGCTAATTTAGCAGGAGCATATTTATCAGGTGTATCTTTATCAAGAACTGATTTAACAGGAGCTAATTTATCAGGAGCTACTTTAGGAAAAGTCTCTTTATTAAGAGCTAATTTATCAAGAGCTAATTTAGCAGGAGCATATTTATCAGGAGCTGATTTAACAGGAGCTAATTTATCAGGAGCTACTTTATCAAGAACTGATTTAACAGGAGCTAATTTAGTTCAAACTATTGCAGTAGGTACAAATCTTAGTAATTCTAATTTATTTTTATCAAATTTACAAGAAGCTAATTTAACTGATGCTAATCTAACTAATGCTAGAATAGGCAACGCTTTCATTTCATTAACTAATTTAACTAGTGCTAATTTAACTAAAGCTTTATTAATGCAATCTAGCTTATACAAAGCTAATTTAACTAGTGCCAATCTAACTAACGCTAACTTAAGCCAAGCTTTTCTTGTACAAGCTAATTTAAAAAACGCTAATCTTAAAAATGCTGAGTTGTCTCAAGCTAATTTATCATCTGCAAAACTTGATGGAGCTAACCTTGAAGGAGCTAATTTTCAAGCTGCTATAATGCCAGATTTAAAAATTCATCCTTAGCAGGAGAAGATGCTGTATCCTTTAAAATGACCTACAGCCTGCGATAAACCTCAAGCTATACAAATACCTGTAATCACTAGTAAAACCCTCGCCACACGCCCCAAACTAACCCGACATCCTACGACGGGAATTCACCTCATAATTCCCCTGACCACGCCCAAATATCCCGCTAATTTTCACAAGCTCCCCACTGCCCCAAATAATTTCGCCAAAGTTAGCAAGTATACAAGAACTGATTGCAAATATTGCCTATCGCTCCTCTACATGGGAAGTTAATTTTAATATATAGAGAAGCGATAGGCAAATTGCTGTAAATTTTACCCCGTAAGCATCACAACGATTTAGCTTCTGCGAAATATTCTCAATAATATTTCATAACCAGAGCGATAGGCAATCCAATTATGCACACGATTGGAGTTAAGATAGAGAAGCTTAACTCCAATCATGCACACAATTGGAAATGACGAAAGAACGAAAAATTTCACAGGCATCTCTCGAAAATTTAAAGCTCGGTGCGATCGCACGACGGAAAGGCAAGGTCAGAGTTACCCTCTCTTTGCTACCAACGACAATTCAATGGCTAAAAAAACACGATGCCAACGGAAATATGAGTGAATGCGTAGATGAGATCGTCAGGCGGATTGTGGCAGGGGAACTGGTGAAACCATCTGTAGACAAACCCGCTTAATTGAAGTTATGCCAAATAAATAATTACAAGGCATAACCACTTTCTACTAATGCCCAATCTCGTCTCAGGGGTAACAACATAATGCTAATTTTTGATACAACATAATGCTGATTCCTGATATATTATGCTTTCAAATAGTGAAGCTCCTTTGCAGAGGAGCTTCACTTTAAATCGATTAAATTACTATAAAGACACTGAACCTATCAGTGTCTTTTTCCCTTACCTTTACCCTTGGTATCATTAGAACTGTCGTCATTTTCGCTGGTACTTAAAACTACAACAGCGTCGATTGCCACAGGAACAATAACCTGAGCATGATTTCTCAAATCAGGTAACACTAAGCAAGTCGCTAGTGCTGCTGAAACGATGGATAGTGGAATTATGTTTTTCATGAGTCAAAATGTGAACTTTATTTATCATTCAGTGAACTGAATAACTCACTTTATCGTGCTGCTGTTGCAAATACAGTTAGCGATCGCACTAGTTAGAGATT is a genomic window containing:
- a CDS encoding pentapeptide repeat-containing protein, whose translation is MLKSFCLLSVAIVFLFSADNHARGTNTDPVQQLLTTKQCPKCNLFGAYLGYRDLSKANLAGAYLGGANLSNTNLTGANLSGVDLTGASLSNANLSEANLAGAYLSGVSLSRTDLTGANLSGATLGKVSLLRANLSRANLAGAYLSGADLTGANLSGATLSRTDLTGANLVQTIAVGTNLSNSNLFLSNLQEANLTDANLTNARIGNAFISLTNLTSANLTKALLMQSSLYKANLTSANLTNANLSQAFLVQANLKNANLKNAELSQANLSSAKLDGANLEGANFQAAIMPDLKIHP